The Mesorhizobium sp. NBSH29 genome has a segment encoding these proteins:
- the mazG gene encoding nucleoside triphosphate pyrophosphohydrolase — MNPTTPSRNIGRLLEIMRALRTPVIGCPWDVEQTFATIAPYTIEEAYEVADAIERKDLDDLRDELGDLLLQVVFHSRMAEEERAFDFGDVVEAITTKMIRRHPHVFGDEQARAAGSAKGMWNAIKADEKAEKREKRLARGLPAEDSGNGFLDSVPVALPGLVRALKLQQKAAEVGFDWQEAAPILDKIEEEIGELREALDQGDRAAMQDEFGDVLFALVNFGRHLGIEAETALRGTNEKFRARLHHVERSLDAQGSSLKAASLDEMEVLWQAAKNKD; from the coding sequence ATGAACCCAACCACCCCTTCCCGAAACATCGGTCGTCTACTCGAGATCATGCGCGCGCTGCGCACCCCGGTGATTGGCTGCCCCTGGGATGTCGAGCAGACCTTTGCGACCATCGCGCCGTATACGATCGAGGAAGCCTATGAGGTAGCCGACGCGATTGAGCGCAAGGATCTTGATGATCTGCGCGATGAGCTCGGCGACCTGTTGCTACAGGTCGTCTTTCATTCACGCATGGCTGAGGAGGAACGGGCATTCGACTTTGGTGATGTTGTAGAGGCGATCACGACGAAGATGATCCGCCGGCATCCGCATGTGTTTGGCGATGAGCAAGCCCGCGCGGCCGGTTCGGCCAAGGGCATGTGGAACGCCATCAAGGCGGACGAGAAGGCGGAAAAGCGCGAGAAGCGCCTTGCCCGCGGACTGCCGGCCGAAGACAGCGGGAACGGCTTTCTGGACAGTGTTCCCGTCGCCCTGCCCGGCCTTGTCCGAGCGTTGAAGCTTCAACAGAAGGCGGCCGAGGTCGGTTTTGACTGGCAGGAGGCGGCGCCTATCCTCGACAAGATCGAGGAGGAAATCGGCGAATTGCGGGAAGCCTTGGACCAGGGTGACCGGGCCGCGATGCAGGATGAATTCGGCGACGTGCTGTTTGCGCTGGTTAATTTCGGTCGCCATCTGGGGATAGAGGCCGAAACCGCGCTGCGTGGCACCAATGAGAAATTTCGCGCGCGGCTGCATCATGTCGAGCGCTCGCTTGATGCTCAGGGGAGCAGCCTCAAGGCTGCAAGCCTGGATGAGATGGAAGTGCTCTGGCAAGCAGCCAAGAACAAAGACTGA
- the hfq gene encoding RNA chaperone Hfq, protein MAERSQNLQDLFLNSVRKSKNPLTIFLINGVKLTGVVTSFDNFCVLLRRDGHSQLVYKHAISTIMPSQPVQMFDGEEAVRDA, encoded by the coding sequence ATGGCGGAACGGTCGCAAAACCTTCAGGATTTGTTCCTGAACTCAGTTCGCAAGAGCAAGAACCCACTTACAATCTTCCTTATCAATGGCGTCAAACTCACCGGAGTTGTCACGTCATTCGATAATTTTTGCGTGCTTTTGCGCCGCGATGGTCATTCACAGCTTGTCTACAAGCACGCCATTTCCACCATCATGCCGAGCCAGCCGGTTCAGATGTTTGATGGCGAGGAAGCAGTCCGGGACGCTTGA
- a CDS encoding glycosyl hydrolase family 18 protein, which yields MKRPTKQNNQRDRIATKKIVMGFWHNWFENGPNGSGYRQGFFGNLSLADIPLQYNVVAVAFMKVLDPQSDHIPSFKPHKGTDAEFLAQVNTLKSQGRNVLISLGGADAQIELHDGDEQPLADRIIELANRYGFEGLDIDLEQTAISAGKNSAVIPKALLIVKNHFEAEGRYFIISMAPEFPHLRLGGSYAPYITALEEEYDFIAPQYYNQGGDGVYVEGLGWVSQDNDSLKEEFLYHLTKSIVSEDGREFVHIPPEKFVIGIPTNNDAAATGYVIDPNDVKNALKRLEDSGLPIKGVMTWSVNWDAGRTKDGVEYDWEFVKRYGYLADSEIPQPEKPGVPQDLTSTNQTERSIWLTWTSSQSGHPITRYNLYRDGVGIGNGRQPPYFDSGLDPNTEYAYQVSAIDDQGQSSDLSPVLRVRTLPGEIVHPAWIAGSWYPDDAQVRYLEMSYVCVMQHTSEPSWTPDLATTLWMRM from the coding sequence GTGAAACGACCGACAAAGCAAAATAATCAGCGTGACAGGATCGCAACCAAAAAGATCGTTATGGGTTTTTGGCACAACTGGTTCGAAAACGGACCGAATGGAAGCGGTTATCGGCAGGGTTTCTTCGGAAACCTGTCGCTCGCGGATATTCCGCTTCAGTACAACGTCGTTGCGGTTGCCTTCATGAAAGTTCTGGACCCCCAGAGTGATCACATTCCATCGTTCAAGCCCCACAAAGGCACTGATGCGGAATTTCTCGCTCAGGTTAACACCTTGAAATCACAGGGTCGAAACGTGTTGATTTCCCTCGGGGGCGCGGATGCGCAGATCGAGTTGCATGACGGAGACGAGCAACCCTTGGCAGACCGAATTATCGAACTCGCAAACCGTTACGGGTTCGAGGGGCTCGATATTGATCTGGAACAAACTGCTATCTCTGCCGGTAAAAATAGTGCCGTCATTCCTAAAGCTTTGCTTATTGTAAAAAATCACTTCGAAGCAGAAGGGAGATATTTCATCATCAGTATGGCGCCTGAATTCCCTCATCTCCGATTGGGAGGTAGTTATGCTCCATACATCACTGCCCTCGAAGAGGAATACGATTTCATTGCGCCACAATACTATAACCAAGGCGGAGATGGTGTGTATGTTGAGGGGCTAGGATGGGTTTCTCAAGATAATGATTCTTTGAAAGAGGAGTTTCTATACCATCTTACCAAAAGTATTGTGAGCGAAGACGGTAGGGAATTCGTCCACATACCTCCTGAAAAATTTGTGATCGGCATCCCGACCAACAACGACGCTGCTGCCACGGGCTACGTGATTGACCCCAATGACGTCAAAAATGCACTGAAGCGGCTGGAGGATTCTGGCCTGCCCATTAAGGGCGTCATGACCTGGTCTGTAAATTGGGATGCCGGTCGCACCAAAGACGGCGTGGAGTACGATTGGGAATTCGTAAAGCGCTACGGCTATTTGGCAGACAGCGAAATCCCGCAGCCGGAAAAGCCTGGCGTGCCACAGGATCTGACTTCAACCAACCAGACCGAGCGCTCAATCTGGCTCACCTGGACTTCCTCACAAAGCGGGCATCCGATCACCCGATACAACCTTTATCGCGATGGCGTTGGTATCGGAAACGGGCGGCAGCCTCCTTACTTCGACAGCGGTCTCGATCCCAATACAGAATATGCGTATCAAGTCAGCGCCATCGACGATCAAGGTCAGAGCTCTGACCTTAGCCCGGTACTGCGTGTGCGAACGCTACCCGGAGAGATTGTCCATCCTGCCTGGATTGCGGGCAGCTGGTACCCAGACGACGCCCAGGTTCGATACCTGGAGATGAGCTATGTCTGCGTAATGCAGCACACCTCCGAACCGAGCTGGACGCCGGATTTAGCAACGACTTTATGGATGCGAATGTGA
- a CDS encoding LysE family translocator, with the protein MPTFEVLLAFAITTWVFAFIPGPAMLYAAARTMAGGRKAGFMAVLGIHIGAYVHIVAAAAGLSVLFHAVPMAYTVVKLAGAIYLIWLGICLFRTQSANADDLSTPPARSARKAFMESIAVEVLNPKTAIFFLAFLPQFVDATASLPVWAQLAILGTAVNAIFTFADVLCVLLAGLIIKKVKRSSGVQKLVQGIGGTILVGLGVHVALQRT; encoded by the coding sequence ATGCCAACCTTTGAAGTTCTGCTTGCGTTTGCAATTACCACCTGGGTGTTCGCCTTCATTCCAGGGCCGGCTATGCTTTACGCGGCAGCTCGCACGATGGCTGGCGGCCGCAAGGCAGGATTCATGGCGGTATTGGGCATCCATATTGGGGCCTACGTTCATATTGTAGCGGCCGCCGCTGGGCTATCTGTACTCTTTCATGCTGTTCCCATGGCATACACCGTCGTCAAGCTGGCAGGTGCAATCTACCTCATCTGGCTCGGTATTTGCCTGTTCAGGACGCAGAGTGCAAACGCAGACGATCTCTCCACTCCGCCAGCGAGGTCGGCGCGAAAGGCGTTCATGGAAAGCATCGCCGTGGAGGTTTTGAACCCCAAGACTGCAATCTTCTTTTTGGCTTTTCTCCCGCAGTTCGTCGATGCTACCGCCAGTCTTCCTGTGTGGGCGCAACTCGCCATCCTAGGAACTGCAGTCAACGCCATATTCACTTTCGCAGATGTCCTGTGCGTCCTGCTTGCAGGGCTCATCATTAAGAAAGTGAAACGATCCAGTGGTGTGCAAAAGCTGGTTCAGGGGATTGGCGGCACAATACTTGTGGGGCTGGGTGTGCATGTAGCTCTGCAGCGGACTTAA
- a CDS encoding MarR family winged helix-turn-helix transcriptional regulator encodes MFDGCIYFNTQALGRRLERIWTEAFRPFGLTPSQAFMLRAVLAEPAMLQGELADTLKIARATATRGVDGLEAKGLVTRHATKTDGRECEIQPTVAGRALQDGLNLASGAVTQRLKRQLGDDPFMEFVTRARGIADAVE; translated from the coding sequence ATGTTTGATGGTTGCATCTATTTCAACACGCAGGCGCTCGGGCGGCGCCTTGAGCGTATCTGGACTGAGGCTTTCCGGCCGTTTGGCCTGACGCCGTCGCAAGCATTCATGTTGCGTGCCGTGTTGGCCGAGCCAGCAATGCTGCAGGGCGAACTTGCTGATACCCTCAAGATTGCGCGCGCGACAGCGACGCGGGGGGTGGACGGGCTGGAAGCAAAGGGGCTGGTCACGCGCCATGCGACCAAAACTGATGGAAGAGAATGTGAGATACAGCCAACGGTGGCGGGAAGGGCGCTGCAAGATGGCCTGAACCTGGCCAGCGGCGCGGTGACCCAACGTCTGAAAAGGCAGCTTGGGGATGATCCGTTCATGGAATTTGTGACGCGGGCGCGCGGAATAGCAGACGCGGTCGAGTAA
- the ntrX gene encoding nitrogen assimilation response regulator NtrX yields the protein MASDILIVDDEEDIRELVAGILSDEGHETRTAFDSDSALAAIADRVPRLVFLDIWLQGSKLDGLALLDQIKIMHPGLPVVMISGHGTIETAVSAIRRGAYDFIEKPFKTDRLILIAERALETSKLRREVSDLKQRSGENFDLVGNSAAMNQLRQTIDRVAPTNSRVMIIGASGSGKELAARAIHALSSRKAGPFVTVNAANITPERMEIELFGTESNGGERKVGALEEAHRGILYLDEIADMPRETQSKILRVLVEQTFERVGGTKRVKVDVRIISSTAQNLEGMIAEGRFREDLYHRLAVVPVMVPALAERREDIPFLVDHFMKQIGRQAGIKPRRIGDDALAVLQAHNWPGNVRQLRNNIERLMILARGDDVETPISADLLPSEIGDVMPRAPNQSDQHIMALPLREAREMFEKEYLLAQINRFGGNISRTAEFIGMERSALHRKLKSLGV from the coding sequence ATGGCATCTGACATTTTGATCGTCGATGACGAAGAAGATATCCGCGAACTTGTTGCCGGCATCCTGAGCGACGAAGGCCATGAGACACGAACGGCCTTTGACAGCGACAGCGCGCTGGCAGCCATCGCCGACCGGGTGCCGCGACTCGTGTTTCTTGACATCTGGCTACAGGGTTCCAAGCTCGACGGTCTGGCGTTGCTCGACCAGATCAAGATTATGCATCCCGGCCTGCCGGTGGTGATGATTTCGGGCCACGGCACAATCGAGACCGCCGTTTCCGCGATCCGGCGCGGTGCCTACGATTTCATCGAAAAGCCGTTTAAGACCGACCGCCTGATTCTGATCGCCGAGCGCGCACTCGAGACCTCAAAGTTGCGGCGCGAGGTTTCGGACCTCAAACAGCGCAGCGGCGAGAATTTTGACCTGGTGGGCAATTCGGCGGCGATGAACCAGCTGCGGCAGACCATAGACCGGGTAGCGCCGACCAACAGCCGCGTGATGATCATTGGGGCCTCCGGGTCCGGCAAAGAGCTGGCCGCACGTGCAATCCACGCGCTGTCATCACGCAAGGCTGGTCCATTCGTGACCGTCAATGCCGCAAACATCACGCCCGAGCGTATGGAGATCGAGCTTTTCGGTACCGAATCGAATGGCGGTGAACGAAAAGTCGGCGCGCTGGAAGAGGCCCACCGCGGCATCCTCTATCTCGACGAGATCGCCGACATGCCGAGGGAGACCCAGTCGAAAATTCTGCGCGTACTGGTCGAACAGACTTTTGAGCGGGTCGGCGGCACCAAGCGGGTGAAGGTCGATGTGCGCATCATTTCGTCGACTGCGCAGAATCTGGAAGGCATGATTGCAGAGGGACGGTTTCGCGAAGACCTGTACCACCGGCTGGCGGTGGTGCCCGTGATGGTGCCCGCGCTCGCCGAGCGACGCGAAGACATTCCCTTCCTGGTCGACCATTTCATGAAGCAAATAGGCCGACAGGCCGGGATCAAGCCAAGGCGCATCGGTGACGATGCGCTGGCCGTGCTGCAGGCGCACAACTGGCCAGGCAATGTGCGCCAGCTGCGCAACAACATTGAGCGGCTGATGATATTGGCGCGTGGCGACGATGTGGAGACGCCGATCAGCGCGGATTTGCTGCCGTCCGAAATCGGCGATGTCATGCCGCGCGCGCCAAACCAGTCGGATCAACACATCATGGCGCTGCCGCTGCGAGAGGCGCGCGAAATGTTTGAAAAGGAATATCTGTTGGCCCAGATCAACCGCTTCGGTGGCAATATCTCGCGCACGGCTGAGTTCATTGGTATGGAACGTTCCGCGCTACATCGGAAACTGAAATCGCTCGGGGTCTGA
- a CDS encoding tautomerase family protein: MPILNVKVSGNRSDDLTRAITDLLTELTASILGKNPAVTAIAIDYVDPRDWFAGGKSLAEQGQKSVYFDVKITDGTNTKDEKARYVSAAFDGLSKLLGTLHEESYIYVQDVRAEAYGYGGRTQEWRYHHPAG, from the coding sequence ATGCCAATCTTGAATGTAAAGGTCAGCGGTAACCGGTCAGACGACCTGACCCGAGCCATCACTGATCTGCTGACGGAACTCACCGCCAGTATCCTGGGTAAGAACCCCGCAGTGACCGCCATTGCGATTGACTATGTCGACCCACGCGATTGGTTCGCCGGTGGGAAAAGTCTGGCGGAGCAGGGCCAGAAGAGTGTTTATTTTGATGTCAAGATCACCGACGGCACCAACACCAAGGATGAGAAAGCGCGCTATGTCAGCGCCGCCTTCGATGGTCTTTCAAAGCTGCTCGGCACGCTTCACGAGGAAAGCTACATTTACGTGCAGGATGTCCGCGCCGAGGCCTATGGCTATGGCGGCCGCACGCAGGAATGGCGCTATCATCATCCGGCCGGGTGA
- the hflX gene encoding GTPase HflX: protein MAKTDKTGREAPDTHSDRTGERGATGRAIIIVPILTRERSDDSGSVRRPRLTRSPEARHDEAVGLARAINLDPIHSAIVNIAAPRPATLLGSGKVEEFAEIVKEQHADLVIVDHPLTPVQQRNLEKALDVKVLDRTGLILEIFGERARTKEGTLQVDLAHLNYQKGRLVRSWTHLERQRGGAGFLGGPGETQIESDRRALQDKIIKLERELETVRRTRDLHRAKRRKVPFPVVAIVGYTNAGKSTLFNRLTGASVLAEDMLFATLDPTLRRVRLPHGTPVILSDTVGFISDLPTHLVAAFRATLEEVVEADLVIHLRDISDPDTAAQAEDVEKILADLGVDAASGEHVLEVWNKIDQLDDANRERLLSDRGGDSNTPPVAISAISGEGISALVSVIESRVSGELENIAITLRPDQLGLIDWLYRNGDVTSRVDNEDGGISVVLRATESARAEIETKLGGAS, encoded by the coding sequence TTGGCCAAAACGGACAAGACCGGGCGCGAAGCGCCAGATACACACTCTGACAGAACCGGGGAGCGCGGCGCAACGGGCCGCGCTATCATCATTGTGCCGATCCTCACCAGGGAGCGGTCGGACGACAGCGGTTCTGTCCGCCGCCCCAGGCTCACACGTTCGCCCGAAGCACGACACGACGAAGCTGTCGGCCTTGCCCGCGCTATCAACCTCGACCCTATCCACAGTGCTATCGTGAACATTGCGGCTCCGCGCCCAGCTACCTTGCTCGGCTCCGGCAAGGTCGAAGAGTTTGCGGAGATTGTAAAAGAGCAGCACGCCGATCTGGTTATTGTCGACCATCCTCTGACACCGGTACAGCAGCGCAACCTCGAGAAAGCGCTTGATGTCAAAGTGCTGGACCGTACCGGTCTCATTCTGGAAATATTTGGCGAACGCGCGCGCACCAAGGAAGGTACGCTACAGGTTGACCTCGCCCATCTCAACTATCAGAAGGGCCGACTGGTACGCAGCTGGACCCACTTGGAACGTCAGCGCGGCGGTGCCGGCTTTCTGGGTGGGCCAGGCGAAACCCAGATTGAATCTGACCGACGCGCGCTGCAGGACAAGATCATCAAGCTGGAGCGCGAACTCGAAACGGTGCGCCGCACGCGCGATCTCCACCGCGCCAAACGACGCAAAGTTCCTTTTCCTGTGGTTGCAATCGTCGGCTACACCAACGCTGGAAAATCAACGCTCTTTAACCGACTGACCGGCGCTTCGGTGCTGGCCGAAGACATGCTTTTTGCAACCCTTGATCCGACGCTACGGCGTGTGCGCCTGCCGCACGGCACTCCGGTGATCCTTTCTGATACTGTCGGCTTTATCTCTGATCTGCCGACGCATCTGGTGGCAGCATTTCGGGCTACGCTGGAAGAGGTGGTGGAAGCCGACCTGGTAATACATCTGCGCGACATTTCTGATCCTGATACCGCAGCGCAGGCCGAAGATGTGGAAAAAATTCTTGCAGATCTGGGTGTCGATGCCGCGAGTGGCGAACACGTTCTGGAGGTATGGAACAAGATAGACCAGCTTGACGATGCCAACCGCGAGCGCCTGTTGTCCGATAGGGGAGGAGACAGCAACACGCCGCCCGTCGCCATCTCTGCAATCAGCGGAGAGGGGATTTCGGCGCTGGTATCGGTAATAGAATCTCGGGTGTCAGGTGAGCTTGAAAACATTGCCATCACGCTTAGACCCGATCAGCTTGGCCTGATCGACTGGCTCTACCGCAACGGCGATGTGACTTCACGGGTCGATAACGAGGATGGTGGAATCTCTGTTGTCCTGCGCGCCACGGAATCGGCACGCGCGGAAATCGAGACCAAGTTGGGCGGCGCGTCTTAG
- a CDS encoding lytic polysaccharide monooxygenase has translation MLTKTVDSLVPGVAPRHGHVFSPPSRAYLAWLAGNLDEGALNQREAGKFFPKVMGGLPDADAPTDSPSATPPPDGKIASAGQGTGSFLDQPGTDWQKNEIKNGDAFSVSWNYTANHRSRRWNYFLTKENWDPSKPLSREQFEPEPFYVAQLNLQPYWEHTEGLTPVSPTTHSMRLPRRSGYHVLLAVWEVADTGNAFYHVIDLNFTDSGGEKEPTVPEDFRANEVGGDRVGLSWSPSTGNHPIIHYRIARNGAIIVETSATELNWIDYGVSPNAHYTYSICSVDSEGNISAPSPAILVKTPAAENGPTPPFNLHSMGQTSTSISLMWGAASSSSPIAEYKLYREGQEIASLSGHELSYVDELLPPSTPFRYFAAARDERGELSIPSNVLSVSTREAESEHNEWVLNTHYLVGDLVTLSSEKGKIWRCILPHTSSTLGWAPATPSGALLWAVEG, from the coding sequence ATGTTGACAAAAACCGTTGATAGCCTGGTACCTGGAGTTGCTCCCCGCCATGGGCACGTATTTTCACCCCCGTCCCGCGCCTATCTTGCCTGGCTTGCAGGAAACCTGGACGAGGGGGCTTTAAACCAGCGAGAGGCAGGAAAATTTTTCCCAAAAGTGATGGGAGGACTTCCCGACGCTGACGCGCCAACGGATTCTCCTAGCGCGACCCCGCCACCGGACGGAAAGATAGCGAGCGCTGGTCAAGGCACGGGTAGTTTTTTGGATCAGCCGGGCACGGATTGGCAGAAAAATGAAATAAAGAACGGCGACGCGTTTAGTGTTTCCTGGAATTACACCGCAAATCATAGAAGCCGACGGTGGAATTATTTTCTTACCAAGGAAAACTGGGATCCCTCAAAACCGCTGTCGCGAGAGCAGTTCGAGCCGGAGCCATTTTATGTGGCACAGCTGAATCTACAGCCTTATTGGGAGCATACCGAAGGCCTTACCCCCGTATCTCCGACGACACATTCAATGCGTCTCCCCCGCCGCAGCGGCTACCATGTCCTGCTTGCGGTCTGGGAAGTAGCTGACACCGGCAACGCATTCTACCATGTCATCGATCTCAACTTCACTGACTCCGGTGGAGAAAAGGAGCCGACGGTTCCAGAAGATTTTCGTGCAAACGAAGTGGGTGGCGACCGCGTGGGGCTCAGCTGGAGCCCTTCTACCGGAAATCATCCGATCATCCATTATCGGATAGCACGCAATGGCGCCATTATCGTGGAGACCTCGGCAACCGAATTGAACTGGATTGATTACGGTGTGTCGCCAAACGCGCATTATACGTATTCGATCTGCTCCGTCGACAGCGAAGGGAATATTTCGGCACCAAGTCCTGCTATTTTGGTGAAAACGCCAGCGGCTGAAAATGGACCAACACCGCCCTTTAACCTACACAGCATGGGGCAGACTTCCACGAGCATTAGCCTCATGTGGGGGGCGGCCAGCAGTTCATCTCCCATTGCTGAGTACAAGCTCTATCGGGAAGGACAGGAGATCGCCTCGCTCAGCGGACATGAGCTTTCCTATGTGGACGAATTGCTCCCACCGAGCACTCCGTTTCGCTACTTTGCTGCCGCAAGGGATGAACGTGGCGAGCTCTCCATACCGAGCAATGTGTTAAGTGTGTCCACCAGGGAAGCTGAGAGCGAGCACAATGAATGGGTGTTAAACACACATTATTTGGTTGGCGACCTTGTGACGCTTTCATCCGAGAAAGGGAAGATCTGGCGCTGCATCCTGCCGCACACTTCGTCTACCCTGGGGTGGGCACCCGCTACGCCGAGTGGTGCCTTACTCTGGGCGGTCGAGGGTTGA
- a CDS encoding D-amino-acid transaminase has protein sequence MPRIAYVNGRYVGHADAAVHIEDRGYQFADGVYEVCEVARGYIVDMTRHLDRLARSLSELKIDWPMARKPMELVLREVVRRNRVFNGLVYMQVTRGVASRDFVFPDDVASSLVITAKKVDPSFMEKRAEKGISVITVPENRWDRVDIKSVGLLPNVLAKQKAKEEGAQEAWFVDDNGNVKEGGSSNAWIVTKDGVLVTRPAEHGILRGITRTTLFDVAKKLGLKIEERPFSLDEAKAAREAFISSATTIAMPVVTIDGTSVANGHPGSLTLTLRQAFFEIAEKTQS, from the coding sequence ATGCCACGCATTGCGTATGTAAACGGCCGATACGTTGGCCACGCTGATGCTGCTGTCCACATCGAGGATCGCGGTTACCAGTTTGCCGATGGCGTCTATGAAGTATGCGAGGTCGCGCGCGGCTACATCGTCGACATGACCCGTCACCTTGATCGTCTGGCGCGTTCGCTATCTGAATTGAAGATCGACTGGCCGATGGCACGCAAGCCGATGGAGCTCGTGTTGCGTGAAGTAGTCCGGCGCAATCGCGTGTTCAACGGGCTGGTCTACATGCAGGTGACGCGCGGCGTTGCAAGCCGTGATTTTGTATTTCCAGACGACGTAGCTTCTTCGCTTGTGATCACCGCTAAGAAGGTTGATCCGTCGTTTATGGAAAAGCGTGCTGAAAAGGGAATCAGCGTAATCACTGTTCCTGAAAACCGCTGGGACAGGGTCGATATCAAGTCTGTTGGCCTGTTGCCCAATGTGCTGGCTAAACAAAAAGCCAAGGAAGAGGGCGCGCAAGAAGCCTGGTTTGTCGATGATAACGGCAATGTGAAGGAGGGCGGTTCTTCCAACGCATGGATCGTCACCAAAGATGGTGTTTTGGTAACGCGACCGGCCGAACATGGCATTTTGCGTGGCATTACCCGCACAACACTGTTTGATGTGGCGAAAAAACTGGGCCTGAAGATAGAAGAGCGGCCTTTTTCACTAGATGAGGCGAAAGCCGCGCGCGAAGCGTTCATCAGTTCCGCGACGACGATTGCCATGCCCGTGGTCACCATAGACGGCACGTCGGTCGCCAACGGGCACCCCGGATCATTGACGCTGACGCTTCGGCAGGCGTTTTTTGAGATTGCGGAAAAAACGCAATCCTGA